One segment of Cyanobacteriota bacterium DNA contains the following:
- a CDS encoding SprT family zinc-dependent metalloprotease, whose amino-acid sequence MTSTKTIEDKELGEIKLSKYKRGKYLKIRIVENGKVAISMPYHVKFDDGLRFLNEKRAWVKEQLLISKSKQLKLNDDLEFKTKSRELELIPCDITKATYRLSPTKIKVYYPQDGNGEKGIGDRDLEAVITTAIEAALRREAHNYLPIRLKQLANQHGLKYNQISIRNTRTRWGSCTHDNNINLCMHLMKLPDELIDYVLLHELAHTVEKNHSSRFWTLLSDMLGANAKAIDKRLKAYRPGI is encoded by the coding sequence ATGACTTCAACAAAAACCATTGAAGACAAGGAACTTGGTGAGATCAAACTCTCTAAATATAAACGCGGCAAGTATCTCAAAATCAGAATAGTTGAAAATGGCAAAGTCGCAATCTCTATGCCCTATCATGTCAAATTTGATGATGGTCTTCGATTTTTAAATGAAAAACGAGCTTGGGTTAAAGAGCAACTGTTAATTAGTAAAAGCAAACAACTCAAACTTAACGACGACTTGGAATTCAAAACTAAATCTAGAGAACTAGAACTCATTCCCTGTGATATTACCAAAGCTACTTATAGATTAAGTCCGACGAAGATCAAGGTATATTACCCACAGGACGGGAATGGAGAAAAGGGAATAGGGGATAGGGATTTAGAAGCAGTAATCACAACTGCAATAGAAGCTGCTCTTAGACGCGAAGCACATAACTACTTACCAATACGCCTCAAGCAATTAGCAAATCAACATGGTTTAAAATACAATCAAATCTCTATTCGTAACACCAGAACCCGCTGGGGCAGCTGCACTCATGACAACAATATCAATCTCTGCATGCATCTTATGAAACTACCTGATGAATTAATAGACTATGTTTTACTGCACGAACTCGCGCACACTGTAGAAAAAAATCACTCGTCAAGATTCTGGACTTTACTCTCTGACATGCTTGGAGCAAACGCCAAAGCAATCGACAAAAGACTTAAAGCGTATCGTCCAGGGATTTAG